Proteins from a single region of Argopecten irradians isolate NY chromosome 7, Ai_NY, whole genome shotgun sequence:
- the LOC138326997 gene encoding UPAR/Ly6 domain-containing protein qvr-like produces MRIGRCGLGLLVLCLLFVTGEAIKCYSCNFPDEKCGDRFAYTQPEANECYGSCVKRRGKRTQGAIEVYRGCHTQTETTCQAASYVGMSVTECFCNEEYCNHSNQVKMSVGSLVIAFVTVLYNVL; encoded by the exons ATGAGGATTGGGAGGTGTGGCCTAGGTCTCCTGGTGCTTTGTTTATTATTCGTTACAG GTGAAGCAATTAAATGCTACAGCTGTAATTTCCCTGATGAGAAATGTGGAGACAGATTTGCCTACACCCAACCTGAAGCTAATGAATGTTACGGTAGTTGTGTAAAACGGAGAGGGAAACGAACTCAAG gtGCTATTGAAGTTTACCGAGGTTGCCACACACAGACTGAAACAACCTGTCAAGCAGCGTCATATGTCGGGATGTCGGTTACGGAATGTTTCTGTAACGAAgaatactgtaaccatagtaacCAGGTGAAAATGTCTGTTGGAAGTTTAGTGATAGCCTTTGTCACAGTTTTATACAACGTATTGTGA